GCAAATTAAACACAACATTTGTAGAAATTtgagtattaaaaatttattcaaccAATACGTACCACGACACAGCACAACACTGACGACATGACGCCATTTTCGCGTTTTCTATATTTTCTCTTTTCACCATATCGATGACGAAAAAAATAGAGTTTCGAATGCTTAAGGTGGTAGCGCAATGAGTGcacgaaaataaattaaaaaaatttaaatgtaaaataaattaataggaCGTATTTttataagggccagttgtacataaggtgtgttttttattaccaccggtcttaactggacaaaaaaaaaaacgcagtcggggctaagtaatttacatgttaaatgcaacaactcTTTAgtcccttgggcttagttgtttagcccggagaattctcttggcttaaggccgtgtgcgaattgcgttaaaatgttggttaaaatatgaagtttggttaaaatttgacactagcatggtgaataaaatgggttaaaatttacccagctgcggagcagggtaaaatttgacactagtggttaaaatttgacgtttctcaagatagaacgatcaagatagatttgaaattatttttgttataatgcgttgatattttaagaaatgttaaaagtattaatacaaagtacttcctcaaattaatattcatcttgaaaaattaaaaatctactaattgtttgtttgttttttattttttatatttctattttgttggcagctggtgaacttcaaattagtgttagaagactgaattaataaatttctttttgatcataatgaaatgggaatttatcgataaaataaaaaaaagtatgtgaaattgagaatttcttacattttcatactagaatatttaacttgatatattttcaactgggttttgttaaaaaaatagttaattgaatataagggccagttgtacaaatatttaatccgtggttcagcaacttttatcttctgaattcggtggtaaaactgatttttagcactggttctaggtccatataggttgaataagctaaatccatccttgaaccaaggttgatccactgctaatccACCAAAATCggcgggttaaattcctgatccgaggctgaaccacgtttgtacaactggacctaagaaaaaccatttttgagggtaattttgttttatcttgagggaattttattcaaagtagtaccaagaaaaaagtcctatttaatacattttaacccaattcgcacagcaaaaaaataaatttgatcccgtttttaaccaaacgtcaaattttaatcgtggtagaaattttaaccaacattttaacgcaattcgcacacggcctaactttttcaacagacttaaatctgtgctaccaaattaacttgttcgtaaattgtttagaatttgtttaaaaacaacaaaactgatgtttggaatgacaattattattttaaatatttatttaatagttagttaaattttttttttacataaggtgtgtttttttgtttatctatatagattttgtgcaaaaaaacgacatcgggatttttgaaatccatgcaaacatttggcaccactgtacatatactttggcagctgtctgtcaaaaatgttgcttttgttttttttaaattttaactccgaagtgggaaggccattacatccatgttggatgcaaacaaaaattttcatatggccatggcatccatgttggattcaaaaaatttttttttcacaaaaaaccaaaaattatctgtatattcttagctacattttaagaccatgaccattaacattagttgcgtagTTCTTGtcttataagcgtttgaaggtagccatattgaattttttttcgattttttaaaaatcaaatgtgaaaacttttttatttttatttctaatttttcgaaaaaactttggtaattttatatacatatctgttcaacaatcttatcaggatccatttaagacttttatctgaaaagtgcattgcgtatatctcgagatattaatatttcaatgcaaccatgtcaaacatatttttgattatttttttctatgagagtttttttcaaacctcgttttctccgcttttttttttttgttaatattttcagatatttctgtatgaacacaacaattaaactcttggcactactgtttttatcgagagaaagtaaaatctggataattatctggatttttcaaaaatctatacagataaagtttttgttgtttttaacacgtaaattgtttcgatttcaaaaatctcgatgtcgtttttttgcacaaaatctatatagataaacaaaaaaacacacctataaaCACAGAAGAAAACCCAAAAGCGTAAAGTATGACAACTCTGtattttttgtgtcagctgatattaggggtattcacgattcgatgtaAATGGTCTTTGTAtcgttgcaaaagtgtaacattttcttaaacttaaagcctagaacgcagctgaagcgaaactaaattttccatacaaaatttcgttaacgaaatcttgaacgaaaaacttcgttttgcttttcgtttttcagtacgcagctctagcaaaaaattggagagttttcactcatttgtcacttactttttattctcctgtgcatttttcttgactccaaaagagcagtgttgacggttttttcacttttaattcatttatttcttgctttaaaaattattttctgttgatttttcttgattttaaattaattttgaatttttttattttgactttgacagaatactcgatgatatcttttcgttagcattttcatTGTCGACTTCGGAGACTTGGAAATTTTTCACTTCGCaacagcagcgtactaggcttaaacagccaaatatacagactataattttttttacacttttgcacttttgctataccctaaactctattgcaaaaataaaatacaatggtgcacAATCATGATcagtgatcctgatgaaaagcaagatcacgatttgtgatcctgatgaaaagcaagatcacgattcgtgattttgatgaaaagcaagatctcatgtggTTGTTGTACtacgtgttaattaatgatctatatggatcaagtgggataataaaaaacggctattgataaaaataaataaataaattaaaacagactgaaaaaacttaaaagcttAAGCctgcccaactagcacaacagcttctgtaaattgaaatctcgcaggatctactttgtatacagcttgtattgagctttcTTCAGAATTTgactgcttatagaagttcggacttgtttaacaacttctaataagttgtttaaatactcttaaagaaacttaaacgaagaaagcttgtttttcttataagcctgtttaatgaatttataaaagccttacagaaattaccaagttttgtatttgatttttggttttgatattaaataatctagctcggacaatttttggttttgacatggaataatttagctcggacatttttttgctatttgaactgattaaatttttgattttattaatgaatatactaggatggccgagtgggtagagtgatggactaccaccaagcagatacgaagttcgattcctgggtgtggtaaaaaaattatatacttttaaaattattattaatagatatactaaaaactaatggaatgttatatacagggtgtcccacagtcaccgccccaaatgaaaaccatggattcctgaggtcattttaagtcgaaaaacttaagaggtaattttctcgttttcgtcccgttttcaaattaccacggtttttatgattttttctcttttgtcctttaactggccttatctttgccaaactacgtttgatttgaaagattttttttgcaaccaatcaagaatttattgcagtttaagtttgtctcaaaacttttttttctgcggacaaccgtttctccacaattttgcatcaaacacaacttttttcgttttttaagttgttttttacactttcatatcatttaagtcaaaaaaacacgttaatgagtataaattttttgtgcattttattaaagcccagtttattttcataaaaaaaaataagttttatttcataaaaaaggctactgaaagtaattaaaaaaaataaacaaactgagtgaatgaaaaaaaaaaataatttttaaataaaaaattaatttaaatgaattaaaaactttttctgagcaattgtggttaagaaaacaacaaataaataaagctcagaaaaagttttaatttatttaaattaattttgtattgaaaaattattttttttttaattcactcagtttgtttattttttttaaattactttcagtagccttttttatgaaataaaacctattttttttatgaaagcaaactggggtttaataaaaagcacaaaaaattaatactcattaacgtgtttttttgacttaaataatatgaaagtgtaaaaaacaacttaaaaaacgaagaaagttgtgtttgatgcaaaattgtggagaaacggttgtccgcagaaaaaaaagttttgagacaaacttaaactgcaataaattcttgattggttgcaaaaaaaatctttcaaatcaaacgtagtttggcaaagataaggccagttaaagaacaaaagagaaaaaatcataaaaaccgtggtaactcgaaaacgggacgaaaacgagaaaattacctcttaagttttttgacttaaaatgacttcaggaatccatggttttcatttggggcggtgactgtgggacaccctgtataatatcagatcaaaagataaaatgcatgatttaaaaccaattaaaaaaagaattcttttttgtttttgtagttttttttaaatttcgataagacatgtattaaagagctatacaagctcttccagagctatctgtcaaatctcaaagcttcggtagagcttcggtaaagcttcggtTAAAATCCTTATAGTgtgtcaaacttgtataacgttctcctttttcaatgcccaacaaccttactaaagttttaaagaagctgaaatgtagcttttgtaataccttaaccgaagctgaaatgttagttgggtggtacgctgctcgcgctaaattttagctgagataaaattcccatacaagttatcgataacttgtatgggatccattttatctcggctaaaaattttcgataatttgtatgggagctaaaatttagcgcgagcagcgtaccaggctttaacaaaaattatcacAGTGTAGTTGATTGTATTGCAAGTGTAATGTGTTCTATAAAAGAGGACGGATGGTCACCATATGGCAAAATGGAAATCTTAAAAGTATCCGCTGTATCGTAAACTCAACTAATAGTATGGCATCACTGCTCTCATCAAACATCTTTCTTATGTATAATCTTTGGTTTTATGTACGAAAATCTGTCATTCGACTGTTTGTTCTGTTGTGATTAGGGATGGGCTTAACTGCTACTTTTGGATAACTGTTACTACCTGTTATTGCTACTTTCCAATAACAGGTAtaaatacctgttactgaaataaCAGTTAGTAATACAATTTTCACTAAAGAACGATAGTGCAATCTTATTATTTTGAGAATGATATTTAATAAGAGCAGAAAattattgaagttatacttcttttgcggcggtgagctatgaaaatttactttttgacaagaatgtcaaagggattatgacgcgatcaccatcTCAGAGGCTgacaattgggcagcagggctgtcgtttcacctttagagttagcagtactttagtatttaaaaatgtagtatgccgcagtacggcaaaaaaaaaacacaacacgtggcaagttgcatcTGGCATGTGGCATGAAACATGGTGCAAGTGCATGTTGCATGTGTCAAGTAGCACGAGGAATGTGGCATTCAGTATGCAACATGTGGAAGTGTATGTGGTATGTGGCAAATTGCATGTatcaagttgcgtgtggcaagttgcatgtggcaatttGCATTTGGCAAGTTGGATGTGGCAAATtgtgtgtggcaagttgcatatggtaattattcaatggtgagaagtataacttcaatcgcgtgtacaTAGTACACACAGGCTTTTTCTGAAATTGTGGCAATTTAAGTAGTTATAAAATGCGTATCTTATGCAAAATATAACTAAAacctgaaattgttttttttctgtaattataATGAAACCATTAATTATGGATAACCAAAATtacaggtatagaaatatttcttacagtaacaggtattggggaaaaaggcgaaattttggtattaattttacattttctcatttttcgtatgtaaaattataccaaaaataacaggtatagaaatatttcttacagtaacaggtattggggaaaacgacgaaattttggtattaattttacactttctcatttttcgtatgtaaaattataccaaaaataacaggtatagaaatatttcttacagtaacaggtattggggaaaacgacgaaattttggtattaattttacactttctcatttttcgtatgtaaaattatagcaaaaataacaggtatagaaatatttccttcagtaacaggtattggggaaaacgacgaaattttggtattaattttacactttctcatttttcgtatgtaaaattataccaaaaataacaggtatagaaatatttcttacagtaacaggtattggggaaaacgacgaaattttggtattaattttacactttctcatttttcgtatgtaaaattatagcaaaaataacaggtatagaaatatttccttcagtaacaggtattggggaaaacgacgaaattttggtattaattttacactttctcatttttcgtatgtaaaattataccaaaaataacaggtatagaaatatttcttacagtaacaggtattggggaaaacgacgaaattttggtattaattttacactttctcatttttcgtatgtaaaattataccaaaaataacaggtatagaaatatttcttacagtaacaggtattggggaaaacgacgaaattttggtattaattttacactttctcatttttcgtatgtaaaattatagcaaaaataacaggtatagaaatatttccttcagtaacaggtattggggaaaacgacgaaattttggtattaattttacattttctcatttttcgtatgtaaaattatatcaaaaataacaggtatagaaatatttcttacagtaacaggtattggggagAACGACGAAATTATTAAAGAGATTTGATTAGTAttatgctttaaaaaagtgATGAATGACTTACATATTTGGTATAGTCAAGTTTTTTGACTCTTCTCGTCTTCCGACTGTTTACTATTTACTATATCTTCTTGACATCATTTTCAAAGAAACAAGATTATCGCTCTTAGGTTTTCTTTATCAATAAATATGAATCCTAGggtaaataaaatatacaaaatgaaaaattacaacaatcctggtttgttgtttaaagtgcttatcttttttgagaaatttggcgaagctcttttaaaaaagttcatctTCTTATTGGTTGCTTAGGTGCTGAATGCTGTTGCTGACAAACGGTAAAATAACGATACTTTTTAATTGCTCTAATTTGACAGAAATAAAGGCGGGATCAACAAAATTGGGCTCTTTTTGAGACtgtctttttcttttctctttctAATTTCTAAGTTGGTGAAAAAACAAACCAAGATCAtaaaatagctgcgttcctttggaaacatttattgaactactttttcaatacagTAAAAGTAGCTGAAAGCAACTTTAAGTACTAGCAGAGAGCAGTTTATTATATAAGCAGTAAATTCCCACAAAGGAACGCCGGTAATAATTGAGGAGTGACTTTTCAAAACCGGATacaaacactttttgtcatttctgaaatctgatatatcaaaaaatcgaaaaaaaaaagaactaaatgataaattgttatttttcatACGATTTTCAGATTTTGCCTGTCGTTTGTGTTAACTTGGTGATTAAACTAAGCAAAGCATTTGAATGTAAAGAAGAGATCTACATACTTAGTTTTAAAAAGTGGAAAGTGATTTTATCCCCTTTTGAAAAGTCACTCCTCAATTATGAACTAAATTCTTGATTAAAGCCAAGTATGCAGAACGAACTAAATTTAAGCTAGCATACAAAATTCTCTCCAAAATTAAGCCGCGTTTAAATGTTTTTCAGAATATTAGCAGAGTTGTGTTTGGCTTAagctttaagcctagtacgcagctgaagcgaaaaaaattttgaagtctccaatcTTAAAAGCGAACacgttaacgaaaaaataccatcgggtaatAGAGCaaataaagaataataaaaatacaaataaaaaaattcaagaaaaacatcagaaaataagttttagagcaaaaaaaaaaaattattataagttccttgataattttgagtaagtagataattttgatccgagtaacaggtattatatgagcatttgtgtttttaacagattattcgcctgaactaaaagtatcaaagatgaattttatcaaaagtaacaggtattataaattcttcgataattttgagtaaggagatcattttgatccgaataacaggtattataggagcgtttgtgtttttaacagattatttgcctgaactgaaagtatcaaagatgaattttatcaaaagtaacatgtattataaattccttgataattttgagtaaggagatcattttgatccgaataacaggtattataggagcgtttgtgtttttaacagattattcgcctgaacggaaagtatcaaagatgaattttatcaaaagtaacaggtattataaattccttgataattttgagtaaggagatcattttgatccgaataacaggtattataggagcgtttgtgtttttaacagattattcgcctgaacggaaagtatcaaagatgaattttatcaaaagtaacaggtattataaattccttgataattttgagtaaggagatcattttgatccgaataacaggtattataggagcgtttgtgtttttaacagattattcgcctgaacggaaagtatcaaagatgaattttatcaaaagtaacaggtattataaattccttgataattttgactaagcagataattttgatccgagtaacaggtattaCAGATTATTaccgataaaattaattttttgtgtaggATAAGAGAAAGTTGTTTAGATAattagtaggtatttttcattttattaaccTTCTTATTACCGAAAATTTTCttggattgcaaaaaaaaataatttaatttaaatttatttagatactgaaaatattaacttatatttcagtaacaggtattttCCCTGATGAGTAGCAAGTTGTTATTGCTACTTTCCAATACCTGTTAttcaatacctgttactgaaatatCGGCCCATCCCTAGTtgtgataacttttttttaatcaatttcttATCACCTAAATTTATTGACCCTTAAACGATACCATAAGCCTTCTATTATTACTATTTTGGTCGTGGTTTAAAGTGCAAATTCATATATATTACGTATTCCTAAgccttaaaaaaagaacaaaaatgaaatttggaAAACTAATTGGAGCCATCGACGAAGGCACCTCATCTGCTCGATTTATGATCTTCAAAGCCGGAACAGATGAAATTGTTTGCTATCATCAAATGAATGTCCCTCAAATCTACCCACAAGAAGGATGGGTAGAACAGGATCCAATGCTAATACTCACCGTTGTGAGTACTTGCATTGATGAAGCTTTAAAAAAACTCATAGAACTTGGAGGACAAGTACAAGTATGTCAATGACCTCTGTGTCGTCTAATTgtcgtttaaaaataaaactcaaggttaaatttatttgtttgagttATTCTAGGATATTGTAGCTGTCGGAGTGACCAATCAAAGAGAGTCGACACTTGTATGGGACAAGAATACAGGCAAACCTTTGCATAATGCTATTATTTGGTTAGATATGCGGACTTCTTCCACAGTTGACCATTTGATGGAAAGTATTCCAAATAAATCttataataaaaactatttaaaacctTTGTGCGGGTTGCCAATGTCTCCATACTTCTCTGGCCTAAAGCTACGTTGGTTAAAAGACAACGTTCCACATGTGACAAAAGCCATGAAAGATGGCACTTGTCTCTTTGGCAATGTGGATGCTTGGTTAATTTGGAATCTCACTGGTGGCTTGCACATGACTGACGTCACAAATGCCTCGCGAACGATGCTGATGAACATTGAGACTCTCCAATGGGATTCGCATCTGTTAAAGTTCTTTGATTTACCACGCAGTATTTTACCGGAAATCCATTCCAGTGCTGAAGTGTATGGGAATATAGCATGGCCAGCGCTTAAAGGTATTCCCATAGCAGCTTGCATGGGAGACCAGCAGGCTGCGTTGGTGGGCCAGCAATGTTTGCAGAGGGGCCAAGCGAAAGCAACTTTTGGAACCGGGTGTTTCTTGCTTTACAATACAGGCAATTCGATTGTCAGCTCGGCTCATGGTTTGCTGACTACCGTTGGGTATCAGTTGGGTAAAAATGCAAATCCATTTTATGCTCTGGAAGGGAGTGTGGCAATAGCTGGAGCAGCTTTGAATTGGCTTAAAGACAATTTGGGAATTGTGGATGAGTTTAGCGCTGTAGAGAAAATTGCAAATAAAGTTGATGATTGTGGAGATGTGTATTTTGTGCCGGCATTCAGTGGATTGTATGCACCATATTGGAATCAAGAAGCTAGAGGGTAATATAGTCTTGGTTAAGTCATTGAAAATTGAtgttttatataatttcttCTGTTTTTCAGAGTAATTTGCGGAATAAGCGATCAAACTACTAGTGAACATATTGTTCGGGCAACATTGGAAGCTGTATGCTTTCAAGTTCGCGATATTCTTGATGCAATGAACAAAGATTGTGGAATTCCTTTGACTAAGTTGAAAGTCGATGGAGGTATGACAGCTAATAGTTTGCTTCTACAAACTCAAGCCGATTTGGTGGGAATCAATGTTATTCGACCAAAAATTGCTGAAACAACATCGCTGGTAAATATagaattaaatatgaaatttgcAAAGTAAGGGACTAAATATTAAGTCAAGTTTTGCGTCTCAGATTGGTTATCTGtgcaaaaaatccttccaattaaGGCAGTTTCATTGGAAAGTTGACTTCAAAGTTTTGCAAGGCCAGTCATCAATAgcccaaaattttaaacgatttagtaaattgctaaagccatttagtaagttactacGTTAAAAATCAGTCCGCTTTtggcttagtaacttactaaaatcgtaatcgtttaaaattttgcgcttaTATGTATCTTAAGTCAAGAAATCCAACGAAAATTTAGTTAAACCATTTGATCTAAATATTACTAATGTCTACAGTTTTTCGCTTAAAATAATTGCATACTCCTTCTGTTTTGAAACCATCTGCCTTTTTGTTTCATTGGAGATTCAATCATCGAAACATTAATAAGGGAAAAGTTCTCCTTACAATTTCAAGAAGTGCCCAATTAACTTTTGGGGAGCAACTTTTGAAACAACTTCGTTTATTTTCTTGTGATTGTCAAGGTTTTTGAGTAGTTCCTGATAATTTTGTGAAGCTGACGTCGCATCGGAAGAAGTCATCCAGACCTTTACATAGACTCGCGCAACAAATAGGCAAATATCGAGTATTCTTTTTGTTCTCTCTATGTTCATTTGAACTGATATCTTTAAGAGAGCCCGGTAATGTTttgctaattttgtttttttttttttttgtcatgaaaTGGAACCAGTTGAAGTCTGCAATAGCTTTTCAGTTGCTGGTTTATTTCTCCAGAAACTaaacaacacaatttttttttgtaacaatttttCTAATGTGAATCTTTAATTTCAGGGAATTGCTCTTGCTGCATACAAAGCCATTTCAGATGCCGATATTGATGTACCTGTGTCCAATACCGATGCTAATAGAACATTTAAGCCTTTGATTAACGAAAACGAACGAGATATGCGTTATTCAAAGTGGAAAATGGCAGTGGACCGTTCATTTGGTTGGGATTCAAGTCACTCCGACGTACGAAATCTCTCCTCTTCATTCTAAATtgattgaaatcgaaaattttttaaataatacaaCGGTAAttgtgattttgttttgttttttccattATGTGGGGTTATGTCTTTATAAGTGCAACGATTTTgttcatgttaaaaaaaaattaaaataaaaaatagaaaaaaa
This DNA window, taken from Episyrphus balteatus chromosome 2, idEpiBalt1.1, whole genome shotgun sequence, encodes the following:
- the LOC129909155 gene encoding glycerol kinase, with the translated sequence MKFGKLIGAIDEGTSSARFMIFKAGTDEIVCYHQMNVPQIYPQEGWVEQDPMLILTVVSTCIDEALKKLIELGGQVQDIVAVGVTNQRESTLVWDKNTGKPLHNAIIWLDMRTSSTVDHLMESIPNKSYNKNYLKPLCGLPMSPYFSGLKLRWLKDNVPHVTKAMKDGTCLFGNVDAWLIWNLTGGLHMTDVTNASRTMLMNIETLQWDSHLLKFFDLPRSILPEIHSSAEVYGNIAWPALKGIPIAACMGDQQAALVGQQCLQRGQAKATFGTGCFLLYNTGNSIVSSAHGLLTTVGYQLGKNANPFYALEGSVAIAGAALNWLKDNLGIVDEFSAVEKIANKVDDCGDVYFVPAFSGLYAPYWNQEARGVICGISDQTTSEHIVRATLEAVCFQVRDILDAMNKDCGIPLTKLKVDGGMTANSLLLQTQADLVGINVIRPKIAETTSLGIALAAYKAISDADIDVPVSNTDANRTFKPLINENERDMRYSKWKMAVDRSFGWDSSHSDVRNLSSSF